A segment of the Deltaproteobacteria bacterium genome:
GAGCAGTATTTTTTACTGACGAGTAATGTCCGGCTCCTTTCCTCTCAACATATCAGCAAAGACGCCCTGAGTCACAAAGACCTTGTGAGTCTTATCGGAAGCATCCCGGCGCAGAAGAAACTCGTGATCCTCGACACCTGCAATGCCGGCAAAGGGGGCAAGGAAATTCAGATAGCTCTCTTGCAGCAGACACGAGGCCTCACCGACGCAACAGCGGTCAAGCTCCTGCAGCGGGCTGTCGGCTCATCAGTCTTTTCCGCTTCCGCCGATACGCAACAAGCACTTGAAGGTTATAAAGGACACGGCCTATTCACCTATGTGCTCCTGGAAGGATTGCAGGGCAAGGCGGACTTCAAGAAAGACGGTTTCATAACCGTGAAGGGGCTTGCCCTGCATACAGAGGAGCGGGTGATGACGCTCTCCGAGGAAGTCTTCAAGCGTCAACAGAACCCGATGATTGAGACGGGCGTAAATGATTTTCCGATCGGGAGGGTAAGGTAATTTTACGACAAGCCCGGTCATTAAATAATTAGCGACAGCGCCCTTTTGCTCGGTGATGTCAAAAGTTACATGAAAACCAGCGAAAGGAGGAGGGTTAAGATGAAAACAGCAAAGTATTTCACAAGAATAATGCTTCTGTTTATTTTTGGCATCTGTTTTTATTCCTGCATAGGCCCGGTTCCGGTTGATGTGGTAATGATAGACAATGAACTGTTTTTTGTGCTTGAGGAAGAGCATGAGATTACCTCCCTGGAGGTAAGTACTTTAATAGATAAAAACAAAAGTGGCCCTGATAAATGGAGGTACGAGAATCTTAAGGTGATGTGGTTGCTTGGTTATGATATGAAAACCGAGGTTAAGAAAAGAAAATATCTAAAGTTGCAACAGATAAGATACGGACAGAAGTTTGAAGAGTTTCAAATAACAAAAGGCCCTGTTGAACTGCAAAAAAACGTGGAATATTTTGTCAAAATCAACATGGGGAATAAATTCGCAGGAGAAACATTTATTATCACAAGTGACAACAAAATAGTTATGCCGTCCCCCAAGTTTGTTCGTCAGAAAAAACGCACTTATTCGGTTTCGGTTGATAAGGATGGCAATAAAACACTTATTCTTGAGCCTGTTTCAAAATAGGGGTGCATAAGTGGAAGGCAAGAAGAAATAAAGAAAGACCTTGATAACTTAAAGTGATTTTTCCATTGAGGCAACATTGTTCAGGAGCGAGGGCCGGTGTTCATCATTCCTCCGAACTGCTCCAAAACAATTCTGGCAAACTCCTCAGAGTTTAATTCCATATCCAGTTCCACGCCTTGATAGCCTGATCTCTTCCCGCGCCAGCTTTTTGCCGGTCTCTGTAAAAAACCAGGGAGCGATCTGCTGTTCCAGCCAATTGATGTGAGCGGTCCTATCTACCCGGAAACGCTCTATATCAATTTCTAAACCGACTTGATCAAAGCGCCACAGCTTATCCGCATCTTTGACAATTTCATCGCTGGGCGAAAGCGCCGTCAAGCGGGTATCGTGTCCCTCGATGATGGCCAGTATTTCCGCTGTCTTTTGCGGTTCATAATCCACCTCCAGTAAAATCTCCTGCGCCAGCTTTACCCCCTCAATCTCATGCAGGCGGGTCAGCGCCGGGTCAAACGTGGGCCCGAAGGCCTTCAACTGCAACTCCTCCGGCACCTTGCTCCAACCTACGTCATGGCAGATAGCCGCCGGTAAGGCTACCGAGGCATCGCCTGGCTCACTCGCAAGTAGCCGGGCCGCAAAACGATAAACGATTTCCGTATGAATATCGTTTCTGCGAGTATTCAAGTAGGGCTTGGCTAATTGAAAAATATGGCGGTACTCAGCGTAACCAATGTTGTCCTTAATTTCTTTCCGGCCCAACATCAGTCAAACATTCCCACCATGAGATTGATAATGTAGTCAACATCTTTGGACTTATCCGCTTTTGTATAATTCGCCGGTCTGGCCTGAACCCAGAATATATTTTCCGGAAAGGGGAGGTTTTTATCAACAACCCATTCCATATCCTGGGGAACACCGAAGTGGCTCTCTACATCAAGGGCGGTTTTGGCAATAGCGATCAGCTCTTCATCGTCGAGACAGGGTTTCTCCTGTAACTCTTCGGGGACTTGCACGTACTTTGTCCCGGAAACTTCCCGTACCACCATCCCCTGTTTACGGGTAACCACTCTGCTCACGATCTGCAAATCGTCTTTCTCCACTGTAAACAAATCGGGGGTGACCTCACCGCTGACGACGCTCTCTCCCAACCCCCAATTCCCTTCGATCACCACCTTCGTCGTATCTCCCGTCGTGGGCAATACTGTCAGGACAACGCCCGCCGATTTCGCATCAACCAGTCTCATTACTGCCACGCCGATGGGCGCCCACTCTACCGGCAGGCCCTTTTCGATCCGGTACATCATGGCCCGCACCGTATAAGAACTGCTCCAGACCTTCTTGATATGTTCAATAACCGCATCCGCTCCGGTAATATTCAGATACGTATCCATATGTCCGGGCATACTAACCACGCCGCTCGAACGGACCGCTACCGGTACGTCCGGCAGTCCCACCTTCAGGCACAACTCCCGGTAATAATTGGCTATCTCTTGCCCCATCGGCTCAGGCATCGCCGCAGTCTCAATGAGACGCTGGACGGCACGGCTCTCATCCTGGCATACTTCCACCCTTTTAGACATGTCAAGGCACGGCTCGATACGCTCCCTGACCAAGCGGGCCAGGCCGGTAAGATTCATGAACTCCTCAAATCCTCGCACAGATATGGCAAAGCCGTCGGGCACTCTCATGCCGATCTGACTCATCTCGCCAAGGTTGGCGCACTTCTTCCCTACCAGATCGTTACAATCGGCGCCCAGTTCTTCGAACCTATATATCCATTGCTCCATATCTAGGACTCTTCATCATCTTACCGACCTCCCCGGCCAATAACGTTGGGACGTGTTGCAACGTGCCCCTACAGCACTAATATCGCATCGGATATGTTGAGCTCCAGCATCTTGGTACTCGCGAGGAGCCGAACCAGATTCTTTTTTACGGCCTCGATATCTCCCCCCATTTTCTGGAGTTCTTCGGCGGCTTTCCTTATCTCTTTGATCTTGGCATCCATTTTTCTGATGTCGTACTTGGCTTTCATAATAAATTCTCCTAACCCCGCTACGCGGGACAAGCAAGTTTACGAAATTGCTTGCTGCATAAAGACGCAGCAAGCAATTTCTAACTTGCTAATGTTCTCTAAGATCCTTGAATCTCTTCGCCTTCAAGACGTACCTGGGCAAGCTTTCATAGGGGTGAATTTCCATTTTATACCCGAGATTCGTTTTGACCCGAAGCTGATCTTTTAAACGCCTGAGAATATCCGCTTCATTTTTCTCGCATCCCGGCTTGATCTCTATCCTAAGAAGGATATCATCAATGTCGCCCTTCTTGCTCACCACAACTTCGTATTCGTCACTAAGCTCCTCAAAGCTCCTCACCACTTCTTCGATAGCCGTCGGGGCCAGAAGTACGCCCTTCACCTTGGTAATGTCATCGGCCCGGCCGACGACACCACCGTCAATACTCCGGAAGGTGCGTCCGCACTCGCAGTCATAATCAGCCCAACGGATCACGTCTTTCGAGTCGAAACGGATGCAGGGCTTAGCAATCCGGTCCAGGGCCGTGATAATCATTTTGCCGTTCTTTCCGGGCGTATCTATGATTTCACCGGTATCAATATCCTCTATCTCGACGAGGAAGAAGGCCTCGTTTATGTGGAGGCCTTTCTGGAAGGTGCAATTGTAACTCCACGCACCTATCTCCGTGGCGCCGATGTGATCATATACCTTCGCTCCCCAGGCATCCTCGATCCTCTTCTTCGTGGTAGGAATGCTGGCGCCTGGTTCACCGGCGCAGGTGATTCTCTGGATGCCGATCGAGCGGGGATCAATCCCGATCTTTCTCGCCGTGTCGGCCATGCCGAGCACATAAGTCGGGGTAGCTCCGAAGGCGGTGCACTTGAGTTCCTGCATCTTCATGATCCGGGCCTCCGTGTCCAGCACACCGCCCGGTACGACTTCGCAGCCGAGCTTCTCTGCGCCATAGTGACAGGCCCAGAAGGCAACAAAAATGTTGTAACCGAAGGGGATAAACATCCTGTCCGTATCGCGGTAACCCTGGGCATAAAGTATATAGGCCCAGCACTCCGCCCACCATTCCCAGTCTTGCCAGGTATCGGCCTGATATACAGGGGTTCCCGTGGTACCGCTGGTTTGCCGGAACTCCGTAACCTGGCTGAGCGGCACAGCCAGCATATCACCATAAGGGAAGGGCGGCCGGGTCTGGACGTCTCTCAACATACCCTTATCTGTCTTGGGAACCTTTTTGATGTCCTCGTAGGTTTTGATGTCGCCCGGCTCCATGCCGGCATCCTGGTAAATTTTCCTGTAAAATGGCGAGTTCTCGTAAGCCCAGGTAAATATCCTCTTGAACTTCTTCACCTGAAGCTCCCGCAGCTTTTCGCGCGGCATCGTTTCCATGACAGGGTTCCAGTAAATACTTTCATTCTTGGCCATAGCATCATCCTCACTTAAAATTATTTCGTGCAGTCCTATGTCAGTCCCGATAACATGTCGGTGTTGTTATCCTTTGCCACCGGGACTATCCCCTATAGCGCTTTCGTCATCTCGCCTAAAAGATAGGCAAGCTCCACTCTCCCCGTCGGCGCCAGAATTCTGCTGCTGTAGTCGCCCGCAAAATTGGCCAGCAACCGGCGTCTCTGGAGGCGGTATTCATCCGTGATCATCGCCTTCGCAACATCCACGAGGTTGGTAGTGACTCCTTCCAAAAGAATGCGCAGGGTGTTGCCAATGATGACCTGCCACTCTGCATGAACCAGGATACCCAATTTTGCCAGCATTGGTATATACTCATTCTTCAGGAAGTCCGAGTATTCCGCTTCCGTACCCGGCACTAATTTAAAATACTGGTTAAATCGCCAAGTTCCGAGAGCCATGTTGTAATTAGCCATGGCCACCCGGCCCGTGTCCTTGAGGACGGCGTTGCTGTAACTGTGAACATATTCATGCAGCTCTTTAGTTACTTCCAGAAACTCATCGCCCTGCATGGCCTTTTGCAGGCTCACGAAATCGTCGGTCACTGCCGCGGAGGTGATCCTCGGACCGGATCCCAGAATAACATGGAATCCACCGATGACGTTGAGACCCATCCTCGTCATGGCAGGGAGATGTTTCCGCAGGATAAAATTAGAGTAGTCAACCTCCTTGCCCTTTCTGACTTCAAATTGCTGAACGAACAGAAACATAACTCACCTCCACTTAAATTATAACCTGCCTTGCCGGGATGCGGTTACGACAGAATTACTACTGTTCCCAGATTGGCATCTACCTTTATTCTCTGGCCCGATTTAATCTTCGTCGTTCCTTCGAATACGTTCATCACCACGGGGATGCCGTATTCTCTGCCTACGATGGCGGCGTGGGAGAGACTGCCGCCTCTGTCCACCACCACGCCCTTGATCATTCCGAAGATCGGCGTCCAGGCCGGCGATGTACTCACCGCTATGAGGATATCCCCACGCTGTATGGTGGCGAGATCTTCTTCCTTGAAGACGACCCGGGCGATGCCTTCGGCCACACCGGTGGACCCGCACGTTCCGAAGAGGTCGGCCTTAATATCAGGTCGGGCCGTCGGCATTGTGCCTACGACTACTTTGAGGGCGATCGGGTCCATGGCTTTTATCATCATATCCATGGCTTGCGGCATACTGAAACCATCCCTTAAAATGATGGGCGGGTTCCCGTCCTTGTTCCACTGCGTCCATTCGGCCCGGCGGCGATCTACAATACCCTTAAGATTAAATCTCACGGGGTTGATTCCTGCCTTGCGGACTTCATCCGGCATGAGGAAAAAAATGTCATCCCGTTCGGCGATAGTTCCCGCGGCCGCAAACCGCTTGCCAATATCAATACATGTCTTGCGCAGCAGAGCATGGGTACTCTGGTCGAGGTAGTGGTTATGCTCTTCACTGAAACGGCTGCAGTTCTGAGCAATTTTCATAAGCGTGGAAAACCATCCCCTCTGTTCGGGTGAGACCTTGTTCAGCAACTCCACTTCTGTTTTTTTTCTTTCCTGTTCGAGAGACAATCTCTTCTTTTCGAGATCAAACGCCTCTCCCGCCTTCAGATAAACCAACACCTTGTCGAAGGCCTGAGCTATATCTTCCGACCACGTGGGCAAGCAGATCTCTGCCATTCTTTCCATCCGCCAGCCGGCTTTCGTGTCCAGGAACACCGCGAAGTCTTTGAGAAAATCGCGCCCCTTGTCGGTTGCCTGGAGCTTGGCCTCCCAATCTTTGGGGGCAGTCGCCTGCAGTGTTGCTTCCATGCCGATATCCCTTAACTTCTGGGCATAGTCGCACAGACCGCGGTCAACACGGAAACTCTCATTATCGAAGCCACTCATGAGCTTCTGGAAATCAGGATGGGTATCATCAATGTTCAGCAGATGCTTGCAGAGCTTTTCAAACAGTACGAAGGGCGTGTAGGTGCCGTACATCATATACATGTGGATTTCCCACATTCTACGGCATGTGGCGATTGCGTATTCGAAGTTTTCCAGGAGTTCTATCTGGGTCGCTTTTTCGCCGTCCACCGCCTTAATTTTCCGGTAACGGACGAACAGCTCCTCCAGTAAGCCCGTCCAGAGTTTGTCATAGTCCTCCACGAAAGGCCGGATCGCCTGACTGAACTTCGCCTCCCGGGCCCGCTTTTCTTCCTCCGAGCCCACCAATAACAGCGTCAGGTAAGCGCCGCCATCTTTAAAACGCCAGTCCCAGCCATTGACGGTGGGCAACTGCAGAGTCTCAGCCCCGTACTGCATCCCGTGACGGCAGAAATTGATCCAGAACCACCCGAACATCGGCGTCCAAGGAGGAACAGAGTGGGTACCGTCAAGAAACCAGGCGGGGGACTGTTCAAGATCTGTTTTCTCATCAAATTCAAATCCCGGCACACAATCATAAATCTTCATCGCATGCTCCCTGCATAATTACTTCTGGGGACAGAATTCAATTCTGTCCCCAGGGGTTAAATGTCTTACAGCTTCTTAGTGCATGGCCCGTCCACCATCCACGAGTATTATCTCCCCCGTGATAAAGTCAGCGTCATCAGAAGCCAGAAAAAGTGCCGCTCCAACGATGTCTTCGGCCGTGCCCAGTCTCCGGAGCGGTGTCTTCGATGTGTCATATTTTGTCACATCCGCTATGGTGCGGCTCGCCTCGGTGTCGGTAAAACCCGGCGCTACTGCGTTAACCGTGATGTTGTTCGGTCCCAGTTCGGCGGCCAGAGCCCTGGTTAATCCCACCACCCCGCCTTTGGAGGCAACATAATGGACAAAACCATTAGAACCGGTGAAAAATACCTCGGAGGTCAGGTTGATGATCTTCCCCTTCCCCTGTGCCTTCATACTGGGAAAGACCGTCCGGGCACAGATCCAGGGTCCCTTGACGTTGATGTTCATCATCAGATCCCACTCTTCAGGCGGGACCTTATCGAAGGGTTTCCGCTCGATGCCAAAATAGTAGGCGGCATTATTGACCAGTACATCTATTCTTCCGAACTTCTTCAAGGTCTCATCAGCCACTTTCTGCATATCATCGAGTTTCGTAACGTCCGCCTGGAAAAAAATACATTCCGCGCCTTTGGCTTTTACTTCCGCTGCTGCTTTATTGAGGCCATCCATGTCTTTCCGAGTCACGAGTACCAGCCGGGCGCCTTCCTCGGCAAACCTCACGGCAAAGGCCTTGCCCAGCCCTTTCCCAGCTCCCGTAATGATTACCACTTTCCCCTCTAATCTTTTCATAGGTTATTGATATTACCTCCTTTAATGATTTTTACTCACATCTAAGATTAAGATGTTCACGTTTTAAGTGTTGAAGCGCTGTCAAGTTTGACAACAAATCGTCCCTCGCGTATGCCCATACCCCTGGCGACCGGATCGCACTTGATTTTCAAAAGGTAGAGCGCAGGCTTTCCCTGTGTTTCTCCACGCAGGGCATCATAGTTTCCGGTTCCTTTCGAAATCACGAGATCGCTCTCACGAAAAGCCCGGTCGGCGGCAGAGTTGCCTTTCCCGGGGACAAAAACCTTGTTGACCGTCACCACCTTATCTGCCGTGCGGTCGAGGTTGTAAAAGACCGCATCCGCCCGCGTAGCATCCTCAAAATAAGCCGGTTTCTTAACCACCAGGGTTACGTTCTTGCCCATTTCCTTCAGTTGTGTCACCAGGAGCGAGTCAAAACCGATCTCGCCTGCGTTATCGGTTACATAGAAGATATGGCGTGACTGGAGAGCGGCTTGGTACACGTCGCCCACAACGACGGGCAAGGGACCCGTCCCATCCATAATGGCAAGGACTTCCGGAAAGGCAAAGGCTTTCCCCCCGGTGGGTGCGCCCATGGGGGATACGTTCCCGGCGGCAGCAAGAAAACATGCCCTTTTGAACCTTCCCGACGACGTTCTGGCCTTATTGATATATAATTTAGCCTGCGGCAGTAATCCCGCGACGTACTCATTCGTCTCCTGCTTGATCCCCTCCCAAAAATCCGACTGCGGGGTAACAAACTCGTAGATTAATTCCACCGCCTGGTTACACAGGACACCCATGTTGGCAGAGGCCTTGATTTCGTGGGAAAGGAGCCGGGCGATATTCTTGAACAGTTGGGGAATGTCCTTATTCCCATTCTGCGCTATCGCCCGACCGTAAACCCACTCCAGAATACACAATCCACATTTTACGTCCGGTTTCATGTGCTGGCCTCTATCCGGTATTTTCTTGTCATCCCCGAGTGCTTTTATCGGGGATATTGCTACCAGCCGCGTTCTTCCCAGGGCTTGTATTTCAGACCCAGATCCTCGGCAATAACCTTATAACAGTTGTAACTGCTGCCGCGACCGATGCCGTGGCCAGAATGCGCCGCCGATGAACAGAGGTAGTAATTCTTCACGGGCAGACGATAACCCGATATCTCCGGGAAGGGTCTCAATCTTCCAGAACACTCATAGTGGGCATCGAGCGCTCCCCAACCGCCCTGAGGCATACAGGGATTTCTGTTGACCACATCGTCCGGCGTGGCAATCCATCCGGAAATGAAGTTATCCATCGTCACATTGGGGGCGTATTTACCCCATTCTTCCACCATGCGGAACTCAATCTCTTTCTTCATTCTCAGCCACTCTCTCTCCGAGAATTGTCTCCAGGGACACGTGAACTCCTCTACGAGGGCCGCGAATCTCCCTGCCGGGGCGCGTGTCTTATCCCACTGTACGTCCGGCGCCACCAAGAGATAAAGCTGATCGGCAATCCCTTTTTCCCAGCGTTCCTTCTGATAACGGCCGCTCAGGAAATACTCGGGATCCGCCTTGCCGAAGTATAACCTGGGAACCATTCCCAATTCCGCGTTCATCGGGTACACGGGGGCTTCCATCAGGGCAATATTCCCCCACATAAGCTGAGTCCGCTCATAACCCTTTTCTTCCAACGTCGCCGGTTTTACCTTCAGTTTCTGCGCCTTATCCCAGAGCTCATCGGGCGTCCACTCCTTGCCCACGGCTTCCAAGGTTAGTTCTACGCTCAAATCGCTCACGACGATGTCTGCCAGCACCCGGTCGCCATTCTTCAATTCGATTCCGTAGGCCTTGTTGTTATCTACCAGGACTTTCTTTACTTCGTTGAGAACAAAAAATTCTCCTCCGTACTGCTCAAAAGCCCGGAGAAGGGCATGGGTAATACTGTGCGTCCCGCCCGTTACGATCGCCGCGGCATCCATGGAGAGGATGAGGCCCAGGGCGTGAACATGCCAATATGGTCCCGGTCTGTCGCAGGGCAGCAGGCCGTTGGAGGTCTGGATAGCCCGCATGTAGAAGGTCTGCATCTCAGGACTCTTAAACATCCTGGTGGCGATCTCTCCGACGGTTGCCATACACATATCTTTATCCAGACCATCTTTCGGATCGTCAAACAGTGCCTCGAGGGGATCAGGTCCCGTGCCCCATTCGCCAGGTCCCGTGTAACGGTAAAGTCCAAAAGCCTTTTTCCACTTATTTTTGAAGCGCCTGATGATATCCTCAACCGTATTGGCATCGTCCTGGTTGATCTTGGCAATCTCTTTGATCGTGTAGTCGGCCGCCGACTGCGAGAATTCCGCCCGGCCCGTGAGAGGATCCACTACCGGAAAGATCGTTTTTCCCATAATGTAGCTACCGTCAGGATAAATCCACGCCTCGTTGTTCTCCGGGAACAGGTAAACCAACCCGTAGTCTCGCAAATTAAAATCGGCGTACGCCGGATTCGTATAAAATCTCGTAAAGTGCGCACATACATTCTGTATGAAACCCGGCAGCGGCAACTCTTCACCGCAGGCGCCTCCACCCATCTCGTGCCACCGCTCAAACATTGCTGTCTTGAGACCGGCCCGCTGCAGATAACACGCGATTATAGTTGCGTGATGCCCACCTCCGACTACAACTGCATCATACTTTTTATCTGGCATAATACCCTCCCTGTACATGTATCCTTATGGGGACAGAATCGAATTCTGTCCCCTGTAATGTTAAAAAATCACTTTTTCCTTACGGGAATGGACATGGGACCTGCTGACGCCGGTCCGGAGCCAACAGCTTTCGACGGAACGGCCGGAGCCGACAGGTTCGCGGCGGCGGCGTCAGACTTCCCGGCCGACGCTGCCACATTATAATCCGGTCCCTTCATAAAGAGGAACTTAAGGCATTTGAAAATCAGTCCCGGACTGCTGAGGATGATCATTATCATTTCCCTTAAATCAGGCGGGTCAACAAATGCTCGCACCGTCCAGTGAACGGGATTAGTAATTTCGACCTCCACCAGGAGCCGCATCGGTTCTTTAGAACCGTCTGTGGGCTGCTCCAGGGTTGAGGGGACTACAGTAGTGGTGATAATCTTGTCGATTCTCCCCGTCAGCAATGTCCTACCTAAGCCGGTGGATCTTACAAACATGGCATTCTCCTTTCTATGAAATTAAAATAACCCGAGGTCTCTCGCCTCTTTAACGCCGCGCGGCTCGGGCCACCATTTCTTGACCCCCAGATCCTCGGCAATCTTTTCGGCGGCGTTGAAGCCGGGCCCATAGGTAATCATGCCGCCCGAATGGGTGGATGATCCGCCGATGTAGAGCTTCTTTATCGTCGTATCATGCTGGCTGCAGTATTCGTTGGGCCGGAAATAACCCATCTGCAACGGAAGATAGGCGCCCTGTTTGAAACAACCCTGCTTCATGTCGGGGAACTTGTTTTCCGTATCTAACGGCGTGCCGATGTAATCCCAGACGATCGAATCCTTGTTCATGTTCGGCGCGTACTTGGCAAGGGTGGCCTTGCATTGTTCCGCATAGGGCCTTCTCATCTTGTTCCACGCCAAGGCGCCTCCGTCTTTCAGGTTGTAGGGGGCGCACTCCATAGAAATGAGACCGATATGTTTTACGAAGCTGCCGGGATGGCGATGCATGCGGACCGGGTCATGGATGGACGGAAAGCAGCAGTTGAAGCCGCCGTTGTGCAGTTCCCCTCGCTTGGAAGCCTCAAAGTGGTTGATCAGGTCCTGCTCGCATTCATAGTCCATAACATAAATCAGGGCATCGGCGAGTTCCGGATGCTGATCGAATATCTTGAAGTGTGGTCGCTCCGTAAGGGCCAGATGGACGGTGAAAAAGCTCATATCGGAATACTTCCACTGATCCAGCCTGGTTATCATTTCCGGTTCAAGATACTCCTTGCCCACATAGTCATAGAAGGTCTGATGAGGGTTAAGGGTGCTGCAAACGAATTTGCTGGCCTTGATTATCGTCCCGTCATCAAGTTCCACGCCTTTGGCTTCATTGTTTTCGATGATGATTTTTTTGATTACGCAGCCGCTGATTACCCGGCTGCCGTTCTCGGAAATATACTTTCCCATCAGGTGGGCCACATGATGCGAGCCCATGTGACTCAGGCGGAAATGCCACCCCCGGTTGATCATCAGGGGCACCAGATAACCCAGACCTTCGAGGTCGTAATCCAGCCCCCACATGGTGGCAAGATAGAGAAAGAGTGTCCGTACCTTGTCGTTTTCAAACCAGGTGTCAACGATCTGGCGGGGCGTGTATCCCGTCAATTCGTCATCCCACTTCGTCGCCGGATGGAGCTCCAACTTGGCCGCCTGCTCCAAACTCGGCAGCGGATTGACGTAACTTGCCGGAGCAAGGAAAACATCCATCGCCTCATCGGAAATGCCGACGAAGTTGAGGAAGGACTCGGCATCCTTCTCAGAAAACTTTCTAATGGACTCGGCTGACTTTACCGGGTCACTGTACAGGGCCAAGTAGGTGCCATCCTGAAAGGGCATGACGATCTGGAGATCGGGATATATCCATTTCAGGTCATACCTCGTTTCGAGCTCGAAATCCCTCAAGGGCGGCGCGTACTCGCACATCATGTGGTAGATGGCGTGACTGTCCACCAGCATGCCCGGCAGCAGCAGGTTTTCCGTGGCCAGCCCCCCTCCGATCTCGTATCTCCTCTCCAGAACCGCAATTTTCAACCCTGCCTTGGCGAGATATCCCGCCGTAGTGAGTCCATTTGGACCGGCGCCGATGATAATGCCATCAAATTCCAATTCCCTCATAGTTCCGCCTCCTCACTGTTTCAATAACTATTTTTCTATCACCATTGTACTATAAAAAATAACTGGCCTGTTAAATCTTGGTGCGTGTTTATATTTTAAATCTTGACAGGTCAAGACAATTAATTTTATAGTTTGCTTAATTAAATTGTAACACCTCGGGTTGTTCGGAATGATGAATCTTAATCAGTTGCGGGCGTTGTACTGCGTTGTCAAGCAAGGCACCTTTGCCAAGGCAGCGGCAGAGCTATGCGTCACCGAGCCGGCCGTTTACATCCAGGTGCGCTCCCTGGAGCGTGATATGGGCTTCACCCTGCTCGACAGATTCGGCAAGGAATTGCGTCCCACCGAGATCGGCAAGCTTCTCTTTGATTACGCCGAGAAGATATTCAGCCTCGTCGAGGAAGCGGCGTATGCGGTGAAGGAGCTGCAGGATCTCAAAAAAGGCTGTTTA
Coding sequences within it:
- a CDS encoding NAD(P)/FAD-dependent oxidoreductase yields the protein MPDKKYDAVVVGGGHHATIIACYLQRAGLKTAMFERWHEMGGGACGEELPLPGFIQNVCAHFTRFYTNPAYADFNLRDYGLVYLFPENNEAWIYPDGSYIMGKTIFPVVDPLTGRAEFSQSAADYTIKEIAKINQDDANTVEDIIRRFKNKWKKAFGLYRYTGPGEWGTGPDPLEALFDDPKDGLDKDMCMATVGEIATRMFKSPEMQTFYMRAIQTSNGLLPCDRPGPYWHVHALGLILSMDAAAIVTGGTHSITHALLRAFEQYGGEFFVLNEVKKVLVDNNKAYGIELKNGDRVLADIVVSDLSVELTLEAVGKEWTPDELWDKAQKLKVKPATLEEKGYERTQLMWGNIALMEAPVYPMNAELGMVPRLYFGKADPEYFLSGRYQKERWEKGIADQLYLLVAPDVQWDKTRAPAGRFAALVEEFTCPWRQFSEREWLRMKKEIEFRMVEEWGKYAPNVTMDNFISGWIATPDDVVNRNPCMPQGGWGALDAHYECSGRLRPFPEISGYRLPVKNYYLCSSAAHSGHGIGRGSSYNCYKVIAEDLGLKYKPWEERGW
- a CDS encoding NAD(P)/FAD-dependent oxidoreductase, producing the protein MRELEFDGIIIGAGPNGLTTAGYLAKAGLKIAVLERRYEIGGGLATENLLLPGMLVDSHAIYHMMCEYAPPLRDFELETRYDLKWIYPDLQIVMPFQDGTYLALYSDPVKSAESIRKFSEKDAESFLNFVGISDEAMDVFLAPASYVNPLPSLEQAAKLELHPATKWDDELTGYTPRQIVDTWFENDKVRTLFLYLATMWGLDYDLEGLGYLVPLMINRGWHFRLSHMGSHHVAHLMGKYISENGSRVISGCVIKKIIIENNEAKGVELDDGTIIKASKFVCSTLNPHQTFYDYVGKEYLEPEMITRLDQWKYSDMSFFTVHLALTERPHFKIFDQHPELADALIYVMDYECEQDLINHFEASKRGELHNGGFNCCFPSIHDPVRMHRHPGSFVKHIGLISMECAPYNLKDGGALAWNKMRRPYAEQCKATLAKYAPNMNKDSIVWDYIGTPLDTENKFPDMKQGCFKQGAYLPLQMGYFRPNEYCSQHDTTIKKLYIGGSSTHSGGMITYGPGFNAAEKIAEDLGVKKWWPEPRGVKEARDLGLF